The DNA window CCATGTGTACCATTTTAGGGAACAAAGTTACAAAAGTCTCTTTTTCCCCGCACTCTATAACTCTTGACTCAAAATAAACAGACTTTAGCTAAGTTTTAAATTAGGGTTGCTTTCTTGGTTAATTGATTTACAGTACTTTGCTGATTAGTGATTTCTGCAATGCTTGTTTCAAAACTTCTTTCGTTgatattctttctttgtttataCAGAATCTACCATTGTAtctaaaacaaatgtaatttgTATACTTTTTTGCCTGTTAATAACTGTATGGTCATACTGGTCTCGTTAGTGGTTCATGTTGTCGccaaatacatataaattaCTATATGCCTGCCTATCTACAATTACGCAATTCCTGTGTCAATGCATATTCTCTTTCTGAATAGATTATTTACCCTGATTTTTATGTGTTGAAGATAGAAAATTTAACAGCTATATAAAATCTCTGGTTTGTGTCTCATTAAATTTACTTATCATGGAAACTCAGCTGTCATAGATGGCTGACCACAATGGAAATGGCGAGAACAGCCAATGAGGAGATCAATTGAGCAGTGACGATCTTATAATAGATGGAACCCATCACATGGTTGCCCAAAATGAGGTTAACCTGAGCACGCAGTTGATAAAAATGGCAATGATATTCTATCTTCTGGCAGTGGATCTGAAGCTCCCATTCAGGCTGTCACTTCATCTAGGAAATGCATGCAAAGCTGAAGATCAAATGGATGAGTCACTGGTTTGTGCACTGAAAGAGGCCACTCAGCAGTTATGTGATGTGTTCCCAACAAGCTCCCATTCCCTCAAATGAAGTATTTGAGCTTTTGAATGGATTAGGCCTCAATGAGATGACCTTTATGTCACTTATACACTCCTTGTCTGTAACCCATCAAAATTGAGGGCTTATCTTGGATTTCCAGAGTCAAGGCGTCAGAGGTATTTGATAAACATGTTAAGTGATTGGAGGAACCTACCCAAGAAGTAGGGAGCCCATTCTAGACTGTTACTTTCAAGCGTAAGTTTCCTAAATGACTGTTGTATTCGGTATATGATGGTCGGTGTACTTGGCTCAGAACTAGTTCAGACCTCAGACATTTTTGTTAACTAATGCTTATGTATCTTCTGGTTCCCTGTTGCAAAACAGTGAAATGCTCAAAATTTGGAATTGCATTTTAGAGTTTAACCTATATTTTGTGACATGATTCAAGAGATATCTGTTGATATCATGCTGTTTTTACCAACCTGGACTGCCAACTGGAGCGATACTAGTTTGTTTCTTCACATAGAAGTTATTACAATTTTGGTTTGGCTCCTTATTTATTTCATGACCTGTGACTGAAAAGAGTGTTTTGTGTAGTTTACTAGCTTTTATAACAGTATGTTTCCTATGCATTCTTTTAGTATTGTTCAGGTCGGCCAAATGGCACATGTTTACAAAATGTTTATATGTTTGGACCCTGATCTAGATTAGATTTCgaatgtacttaattgatcaaacccagattggtttaaatccgaacaactaaatcggacaataatctaatccgatTTAAGCTTCGGACAAGTAAATTAGACAAGATTTTTGTATTTGGATGTAGATTTTGGACATAttacttatgtccaaacttggtttaatttgAGTCGAACAAATTCGATTATTCGGATCGAATAGAGTTCTATCACTCTGCAGCATTGATAGATTATTAAGCCGGTTTCACTTTCGTTTTCCCccttttcactttcttttttccccaattttaaAGTTCCTTATACATACTTTTCTTCACTTTTCTTCCGGAAGAAGGAAGGATGTAGTATATACTATAGACTAAGAGCTTTAAatacaaagaatcaaaacaaaagaagtgaatagaaCACATTTCCCATATACTTGAAGATCAGTTAATCTAGCTCTATCACATATACTACTGATACTTCTATTATCTGCAATTTCTTCATCAATTTGGGTTAAATCTCTCTTGGGTTTTGCTTGTAATCGGTTCAAACAAGGCTGTTAAATTCTGGGTCTTATCACAAATGGATTTCTCCATTGGCACATCTTCAGGCTCATCACTGATAGAGAACTCAGGCTCTGAAGAGGACTTGCAGGCATTGACGAAGAGGAGGAGAACAATATCGGACCCCGAATCGGCTCGACGGTCCAggttgaggaagaagaagcattTGGAAGATCTGATGTATCAGATTGGTGAGCTTAGCAACAGATTGCAATCTCCCAATGAGAATGTTGATGCAAACAATTGTGAAACTGCTTTTGAAAGATTATCTCTCAATGATAATTAGAATCACGAGTAACTCAGCTAAAATTTATGTGTGTAGTATCTTATAATCTCTAATAAAGGTCTCAAGTTCGAACCTCCCATCCTCATCCCCATCGCCATCCCATCCACTTCcttagtattaaaaaaaaactaatgttTCTTCATAcgctttttcacttttttttttctttttcatttttttcttctaattttaaAGTTCCAATTATATACTTAACTTTCTTCATGAAGAAGGAAGATTCTAGTATATCCTATAGAGTAAGAGCTTTTAATACACAtaatcaaacacacacacaaattaaAACACATTTCTATGCTAGCAATGGATGACATGTACTTGAAAATTATAAGTTAGAGtcgaaaattaaacaaaaagaaaaaaagagcttTGGCAAACGAGGTCTGGTTCAGCTTTTTCAATAGGCACGTTGACTAACCAAAATTGTAGAAATCTGATCGAGTTATTATAACGAAACAAGCATAAACGCATGGTTATTAGAGCAATTGTAATAATTGAATTTTAAACCTTGAGTGACCAAAAATAGAAGATCCTaaatctttcaatgaccaaaagtaTTAGCCCCTCAAATTTATGAccatacacctcagcaactTGGATCATTGGGATCCTAATTACTGAGACAAGTAGGacttatgttttaattttttttttttttttgttgagtcaTGGATTAATGTCATGCCACACCAATGTCACTTTGTTGAGCTTTTTTTATTGGGCCGCGCATGAGACCTGTATTTTGATTGGCCCCCATATTGACTTGTTTTgggaaactttagtcacaccccaccttttattaaagacaccccaatttgagttgatcatcccttgtaaaactcagttgacggggtgtttttagtaaaaagtgaggtgtgactaaagtttcccCTTGTTTTTATTGGCATTTGGGCCCTATGTAgagaaaaaaaaccaacaatgaCAAAATAAAAGCAAGCATAATGACCCCTACACCACTGCAATTGCTTGCCCTTCCCTTCACAGTGCACCCAATTTGATCCTATTTGGGCATGACTGTAATTGCAAACAAGAAAGCAATGGATGGTCCATTTTATCCTTTTTTGCAAGTCAAGAGAGCTGATGAGATTCGAATAGATCTGAAGTTTTCTCATGAAAGTGATATCAAATTTGCATGTGTGAATTTTGTTCACTTAATTTCATTGACgaaattttgatgaatttggtGGTGATTTTAACAAACCTTCCTTAATAGAgggaaaattaatgaaaatgatcCAACCTCTCTCTAGAATAACTCCCTTCACCAAAAAATGCCACCCACCTTTTCCCCTTATTTCTTTGGAGTAATTATTTAATAATCTTGTCACACCACagtcatatgtatatatggtgcATCAAAATCAATAGAAATGTGTCAATTTATGGGTCGCTGGTGCATTTGTGAAATTCAAATACAGCGGTCAAATTTATCTTCTCAGCTAACTAACGACTCGTTATTGCAAACTACTTCTCTATTCTCAAATACTCATACATTCTCAAATACTCATACATTGTCATCATATTGATCACGTTACACCATATCAGTATATAGCATGATATGTCaggattatttgataatttcaCTTTTCTTCTAGCtaaaaaaatctaataaaaaattaaattgccttttaatttatttaaaaaaaaaaaactatatgtaTCACCAAAAGCCCAACAGAACCGACACATAGCAGTGCCCCTCTTCTGCTGCAACAACAGCaaacaaccaccaccaccaccaccgcccaCCTGTTGCATTTCAGCGGGGACAGAGACTGTGCCCTCAAATGAACTCTGATGACTGTCTATCATCAGAAAATACTAAAATACCCCCAACATTAGTGGCATTTTTCTCCATCTCATAGGGTTAGTTATGGTATTTCAAAACGGTAGTGATCCCACAGAGCCATACGAATCATTAAACTGGTGACCTACATCCCTAGATTTTCCTTCATCAAAGTGACTCGTGTGAAGAATCACCTCATCACTGGCAAATAAATACAAATACCAACAAGTTCAGTCTTGCTTCGGCGTTTTCTTTGGTGAAAAATAGGCAACTTTTGGGAAAGTGTGCCAACCACATGTAAAGTAGAGATGACAATAAGTCGGTTTCAGGTGGGGGTTCTAAATCGAACAACACCACatatgtttacaaaatatttatggtTGTGTTTGGTGAAACGAACTGCACAACTGACCCGCTTCACCAAACATGATGTTACCATTGGGCGTTACAATAGCAAAAAAGGATGGTTAGAGCAACTATAATGGTGATTTTTTGATGAGAAATGGATAATATATgtgaatttgtgttttattgatatggttatattgagaaatatgttgttgatgtgattgggccaacaaaatatatttgtagaatggtgtaaatttactggtttgatttttatgtaatagagatagggcttgatatttatttttgtgtaaaAATATGAATGTATCTACTATGGGGCCCACATGAGATCAAAGATATGTGCATGACATTTACCGTGCCCACATCCATGCCACACCAAAATTGAGCCAACATATTGTCATTGTTGGAACATCAAAATTTTTATTGGCCCATTAGACTATAACTTTTTGGCGTTTCTGCCCTAACAAATTGTAACCATTGTGTGGTTGCTCTAACCCCCAATGAAAAAgctccaatttgaagcttttttCAAGGACGGAAGCCCgtacatttttttaatattttttcataTGGGTCTCCGCCTGCAAAActttactttttaatttttgatttttgtttaaatggTGGGACCCATATgctttaaatttaaataatatttatatgaaataaattaaattcttaataaattataaaatgtactattattttatttaattattaataaatattaaagtaaattaataaaaattataaattaataattatatttataaattaataataatttatatttatcctttaataatattataattaaattgttaataatttatattatccatattaaattactatttaaatattaaattaaagtaattatacTTTTAacctaataataatacaaacaaaatatattttacacaatttaaccgataacaacagttaacagctttaccaaacacctcacaacttatttcaGAGCTTTaactcagttttttttcacagcttaacaattaacgttgaaaatcaacacaaccactCTGCCAAACACACACTATATGTTTCGAATTGATTTAAATATGGataagtaaatcagacaataaaCTAATATGGGTTAGGGtctggacaagtaaatcagacaagatTTATGTAGAGAATTTATGTTTAAACATGATTTAATGTGGGTTAGATAAATTCAGTTATCCGAACTGAATATAGTTTTGTCGATAATTTATTGTCCTAGACCTAAATTATGTAACAAGTTGTTATTGGACTAAGGGAGATATGTATTGAGTAACGTACTTAATCCAacttatatatgtacataatctattataaaaaaattaattttttttaagggaGTCAGCTGTCCCTTTGGATAGGCATAGATCCGCCCTTGATGTAAACTGTAAACccagtataattttttttttaaattatatatgaATGTGTTTTAATCGATTTACTAATCTAACGATATATAATTTGtctcaaataaaaattaaattgaacatgaaaattgaagaaattttgGATTGGACGaagaaaacaatggaataataaGCAACACAATAATTTTATAGTGGTTCGACACTCCGTCTATATCCACTCTCTAAAACCTTTTGTACCTACATATTCTTATTATTTGATTTCTATTATACACAAAGTTTTTATTTATGGGGGTTACTCGGTCaggaaatcaatcaatcaaatcccGAATTAATTTTAGAGtatttgatttatattaataaaaaataaacgaaAATTATGGttcgttgattttttttttaccaactaGACAAGATGATGATGTAATATAATGTGTGAGATCTGTTGGTTCACAGCTGGATCTGAAGATATTTGGAGCCATCTCCTATATTTGGAGCCATCTCCTACTCTTCACATGTCCCTTCAACTTTCCCAACAGACTTTTCTCAGAGAGGAGATTCCCAAaagtcctttcttttcttttttcttattttctttatccCATCACAGGCTCacattttcatttcaatcactttttaaaaaaaaattgatcaactTGGTAGTCATTTTTACTCTATAAATCCCACCCTCTGCTATTCCAAATATCTTCTCCTTTCCTTTCTCCTCATCAGTCCACCCTCTGCTCTCCCAaatctcctctttctctttggCTTGAACTCAAAATCAAGCACCCTTTTGTGAGCCAATCTGAAATTTTAGCTCCAACCCAGATAAATTAGCATAGTTTTCTGAACTGGGTTTGTGTTGTTTAACATCAAACCAAAGTATTTCATCATAAAGTTTGTGTCTTTTGTTGGAACAAGACCTTgatgtttaatatcttaatctTGATGTTTCAGATTCATGTCTCCGATTCTCAGTGAAATCTTCCTTTCTGGGTGTATGATAAGCTCCACATTTAGGCGCAGCACCCATCTTGTTCAATCCTTCTCAGTTGTTTTCCTCTACTGGTTCTACTATGTTTCATAGCTTTAATTTGTGATCCCGTCAATTCTGCCATTAGATCAGTTAATCTAGGCTCTATCACATATACTACtattttctgcattttcttcatcaatttGGCTTAAATCTCTCTTGGGTTTTTCTTGTAATTGGTTCAAACAAGGCTGTTAAATTCTGGGTCTTATCATAAATGGGTTCATCCAGTGGCACATCTTCAGGTTCATCGCTGATTCAGAACTCAGGCTCTGAAGAGAACTTGCAGGcattgaggaagaggaagagaatgaTATCGAACCGCGAATCGGCTCGACGGTCCAGGATGAGGAAGCAGAAGCATTTGGACGAGCTGACGGTTCAGGTGGCTGAACTCGAGAAGCAGAATCACCATGTCCTCACAAGCATCAACATCAGCACACAACATTACTTGAATGTTGAGGCTGAGAACTCAGTTTTGAGAGCTCAAGCTGGTGAGCTTAGCAACAGATTACAATCTCTGAATGAGATTGTTAATGCAAACAATACTGGAACTGCTTTTGGGGATTCAGCAATTACTGTGCCTGCTGCTGATCTTAGCTTCTTGAACCCATTGAACTTGCCTTATTACTTGAATCAACCAATTATGGCTTCTGCTGATCACATGTTCAATGAGTACTATTGATTTTGAAGCCACAGAGAGAGAGTATTAAGGAGTAGGGAATAATTGAGGTCTCTTGATTTGTAAAATTAGTGTTGATTAGTTGTAATTGATGTAGTATGATCAAGAGCTGATAAAGTATGTGTAATTGGTCTGAAATCTCCTTCTATGTTCAATAGTGTATTGTTAGAATTCTAGCTATttgtgaaattatttttttaatatagaacGATATCATATATAAGTTTGTTTTTCTGAACATTTGATATCAGTTTAAACTCGAGTCGTTAGGTCCGTGCGCACAAAATTCTCTTACCTGACAAGAAGTCATTTATGCCAAAGTTTAATTCTTAGTCACAAAAATATTGCTCCCGATATAAGTCTAGACTCAAATCTTTAAGTCCGCATGCTCAAAAATCTACCTCCTAACAACAATATGAGATAATTTGGGCCAAAATACAACGCATGTCACAAGAGCAGTACTCCCTTCCAGAATCAAACTGAGGACAAGTAGTTCTTGTGAACCACCACCACTTGCGACTTCATGATTAGTTCTTTTCTTGTCTTAAGTGACCACTACAATGTATTAGACTATTATATGATATATAGTACGTTATCTATGATTGACAAATTCTACATAGTTGAGATTTATTTCCATGTCAATTTAATAACATAAACCGTATAAAACAATTAATGAGTTCTAAGTAGTTAAGATTTGGAACTCTATCCTGTGACGTATTACATTTGATAAACATAAGACAATATGTGTATCTTTTGGGTGCTTATACATCCAATTGAGCTTCCTTACCCCACTCGTCCATAACCGGAGAACTCTAGTCTCTGTCTCACTGTATTCGAGTGTTGATGTAGCGTATCGCTTGTAGAGGACATCTTAATATACTCTTACTAATTTATCACTACACTCAGATCCGATGCAATGAGCCACTCGATCTTATAAATTTTAAAGTATTAATATAGTAAATCGAATTTCACTATACAACTATAATAATACATTAATACATATTCCAACCACCATACTAGCATAAAATACATTGGTTTGACAATAAAGGTCTGGTCTACTTCTAGTTGGGTCTAGTATGAGGTGCCTCATGGAAGACATGAGTCCCTCTGttcaaattaaaaacataattgACGAACCAATCAACACAGATATTTGCCTCCCTATAGATATACTTTATAAGAACCTGCCAATCGCTTGCGAGGCTTGCACGAATAATATAACTCTATGctaatatttttcaaatatatataaaaaaaaatgatgaataatACTACCATTCACATTTATTTCTTAGCACATAAGAATACAAGCAAACTTTTTTCCAACTTTTCTTATGGTTCCCAACATCTTCAACATTTTTGCATCACCATGATAAGATAACATGCTGATTTTAGTTTCTGTCCAAAACATATCAAATCATTCTTTTCTTTGAactcctttatatatatatatatatatacatttttttataatatattaagATACAATACACCCACACATGAAGagaggaaaataaataaattgaaggaAGTACACCTTTAATATTAGCATctagagggggaaaaaaataaacccaaaagTGAAAGGGCAAATGGGTTCCAACCAAGCTCATCTCGACTCTTGTAGGAA is part of the Tripterygium wilfordii isolate XIE 37 chromosome 7, ASM1340144v1, whole genome shotgun sequence genome and encodes:
- the LOC120002650 gene encoding bZIP transcription factor 11-like codes for the protein MDFSIGTSSGSSLIENSGSEEDLQALTKRRRTISDPESARRSRLRKKKHLEDLMYQIGELSNRLQSPNENVDANNCETAFERLSLNDN
- the LOC120001397 gene encoding bZIP transcription factor 11-like, translated to MGSSSGTSSGSSLIQNSGSEENLQALRKRKRMISNRESARRSRMRKQKHLDELTVQVAELEKQNHHVLTSINISTQHYLNVEAENSVLRAQAGELSNRLQSLNEIVNANNTGTAFGDSAITVPAADLSFLNPLNLPYYLNQPIMASADHMFNEYY